Proteins from a genomic interval of Luteolibacter sp. Y139:
- the rarD gene encoding EamA family transporter RarD, translating into MNTTGSEPESRSGVASAVVAFFLWGVLPVFWKHLGFLPPVSIIAHRTIWSLVLLVLLMGWRRQLGEVVRGLSSWRGAGWHLLSGSLLASNWLLYVWATLNGRILEGALGYYLNPFLNMLFGAWFFGERQNRRQLLAVGIALAGVACQFPAVKGVPWVALVLAITFALYAVVRKKAPLGALGGLVAETSLMAPLAVGWLAWQAVRGEAWFGHGGADALWIVGTGLATATPLLCFGHATRTISLTTLGILQFIGPTLQFLIGWRLYGEPMNPVRLLSFGLIWTAVGIYAGDAWVKKAEAKRVA; encoded by the coding sequence GTGAACACGACCGGGTCCGAGCCTGAGTCCCGCAGCGGGGTGGCGAGTGCGGTGGTGGCGTTTTTCCTGTGGGGGGTGTTGCCGGTGTTCTGGAAGCACCTGGGGTTCTTGCCGCCGGTGTCGATCATCGCGCACCGGACGATTTGGTCGCTGGTGCTGCTGGTGCTTTTGATGGGGTGGCGGCGACAGCTTGGGGAGGTGGTGCGGGGGCTTTCCTCGTGGCGTGGGGCCGGGTGGCACTTGCTGTCCGGGAGCCTGCTGGCGTCGAACTGGCTGCTGTATGTGTGGGCGACGCTGAACGGGCGGATCCTGGAGGGGGCGCTGGGGTATTACCTGAATCCGTTCCTGAACATGCTGTTCGGGGCGTGGTTTTTCGGGGAGCGGCAGAACCGGCGGCAGTTGCTGGCGGTGGGGATCGCGCTGGCCGGGGTGGCGTGCCAGTTTCCGGCGGTGAAGGGTGTGCCGTGGGTGGCGCTGGTGCTGGCGATCACGTTCGCGCTGTATGCTGTGGTGCGGAAGAAGGCGCCGTTGGGGGCGCTGGGGGGATTGGTGGCGGAGACGAGCTTGATGGCGCCGCTGGCGGTGGGGTGGCTGGCTTGGCAGGCGGTCCGCGGGGAGGCTTGGTTCGGGCATGGGGGTGCCGATGCGCTGTGGATCGTGGGGACGGGATTGGCGACGGCGACGCCGCTGCTGTGCTTCGGCCATGCGACGCGGACGATCTCGCTGACGACGCTGGGGATCCTGCAGTTCATCGGGCCGACGCTGCAGTTTTTGATCGGGTGGCGGCTTTATGGGGAGCCGATGAATCCGGTGAGGTTGCTGTCGTTCGGGCTGATTTGGACGGCGGTGGGGATTTATGCGGGGGATGCGTGGGTGAAGAAGGCGGAGGCCAAGAGGGTGGCGTAG
- a CDS encoding type II toxin-antitoxin system HipA family toxin, translated as MNLDVSYHDQEVGRLHQDDRGQVMFEYAASWRSGSPSRELSPLYLPNSTTGAVATPTPAFGPLFGLFQDALPDWWGEQMMRRLFDEKGIPWNKVTALQKLACQGDRKIGALAYRPVMDETIFADNLLVELSALVDSARSALKGEAGKVLSELVRSGISPGGARPKSLLWLSKDGRDLQLEPTHGHDAWLIKFDLDPDLHEGRIEHAYMRMAAAAGIEVPESRLIEAAGCHHFMARRFDREPSGKPIHFHSFSGLTHTPVRDGIDYDDLMNLARELTDDHRSVEEVFRRAVFNVLAGNEDDHGRNHAFLMDSDGSWRLSPAFDLTLASNPLTSGYRAGRVMGKGTNVGLKDLIKLGQSHDVRRITEVIAEVQDAISQWSDFANESRLPAGVTTMIRGQLEAMPLT; from the coding sequence ATGAACCTCGACGTCTCATATCATGACCAAGAGGTTGGCCGTCTCCATCAGGACGACCGAGGCCAGGTGATGTTCGAGTATGCCGCCTCGTGGCGGAGTGGATCACCCTCGCGCGAGCTATCACCACTCTACCTCCCCAACTCCACCACCGGCGCCGTGGCGACCCCCACGCCAGCCTTCGGACCCCTGTTCGGGCTCTTCCAAGACGCCCTCCCGGACTGGTGGGGTGAGCAAATGATGCGACGTCTCTTTGACGAAAAGGGCATCCCTTGGAACAAGGTGACCGCCCTCCAGAAGCTCGCTTGCCAAGGCGACCGGAAGATAGGCGCGCTCGCCTACCGGCCGGTGATGGACGAGACCATCTTCGCCGATAACCTGCTGGTCGAGCTCAGCGCCTTGGTCGATTCCGCCCGCAGCGCCTTGAAAGGGGAAGCCGGCAAAGTGCTTTCCGAACTCGTGCGCTCGGGGATCTCCCCTGGAGGCGCACGCCCGAAGTCCCTGCTATGGCTTTCCAAGGATGGCCGCGATCTTCAACTCGAACCCACTCACGGACACGACGCCTGGCTGATCAAATTCGACCTCGATCCCGATCTCCATGAAGGCCGGATCGAGCACGCCTACATGCGAATGGCCGCAGCCGCCGGGATCGAAGTGCCGGAATCACGGCTCATCGAGGCGGCGGGTTGCCACCACTTCATGGCGCGCCGCTTCGATCGCGAGCCATCAGGCAAGCCGATCCACTTTCACTCCTTCTCGGGCCTCACCCACACACCGGTGCGCGATGGCATCGACTATGACGACCTCATGAACCTCGCTCGCGAGTTGACCGACGATCATCGCTCGGTCGAGGAAGTCTTCCGCCGCGCGGTGTTCAATGTGCTGGCTGGCAACGAAGACGACCACGGCCGCAACCACGCCTTCCTCATGGACAGCGATGGCTCATGGCGCTTGTCGCCGGCCTTCGATCTCACGCTGGCATCAAACCCGCTCACCTCCGGCTATCGCGCCGGCCGCGTCATGGGGAAGGGGACCAACGTCGGGCTAAAGGATCTCATCAAACTCGGCCAGTCGCATGATGTCCGCCGGATCACAGAAGTGATCGCCGAGGTCCAGGACGCAATCTCCCAATGGAGTGACTTCGCCAACGAATCCCGATTGCCCGCCGGAGTGACGACAATGATCCGCGGACAGCTCGAAGCGATGCCCCTAACGTAG
- a CDS encoding LON peptidase substrate-binding domain-containing protein gives MSSLNIPETCGVMLLPDCTLFPHGGLPLHIFEPRYRMMLADSLQGTCFFAVARLLGKEMDDPSRCASPVGTMGLVRASRELDDGTSNLLLHGVIRVKFVDWLDSPYPKARIMPVPSLFEPESQAKGALEALHEAADHVTRGLPSEVREALVNMTEQIDDPSILADVMAQQFLHDPDERQDLLEMESAAARVAWICRKFEALS, from the coding sequence ATGTCGTCGCTGAATATCCCGGAAACCTGTGGCGTGATGCTGCTGCCCGATTGCACGCTGTTTCCGCACGGCGGATTGCCGCTGCACATCTTTGAGCCGCGGTATCGGATGATGCTGGCGGATTCGCTGCAGGGGACGTGCTTTTTCGCGGTGGCGAGGTTGCTCGGGAAGGAGATGGATGATCCTTCGCGGTGTGCATCGCCGGTGGGGACGATGGGGCTGGTGCGGGCGTCGCGGGAGCTGGATGACGGCACCTCGAACCTGCTGCTGCACGGGGTGATCCGGGTGAAGTTCGTGGATTGGCTGGATTCGCCGTATCCGAAGGCGCGGATCATGCCGGTGCCGTCGCTTTTCGAGCCGGAGTCGCAGGCGAAGGGTGCGCTGGAGGCGTTGCACGAGGCGGCGGATCATGTGACGCGCGGGCTGCCATCCGAGGTGCGGGAGGCGCTGGTGAACATGACGGAGCAGATCGATGATCCCTCGATCCTGGCGGATGTGATGGCGCAGCAATTCCTGCACGATCCGGACGAGCGTCAGGATCTGCTGGAGATGGAATCGGCGGCGGCGCGGGTGGCGTGGATCTGCAGGAAATTCGAGGCACTGTCGTGA
- a CDS encoding replication-associated recombination protein A gives MPDLFDVPASGEPRRDDNGTGEPLASRMRPRSLDEIAGQKHILGEGKLLRRAIEADRFASLIFYGPPGTGKTTLASVIARTTGSRFEALNGVESNVAEIRAKIDQARTWRDLRGETTILFIDEIHRFNKAQQDVLLPHIERGTVRFIGATTHNPYFYVNSPLVSRSQIFQLESVSTEDLLPVLQRALSDTERGFGTLNIEAAPEALQHLAVMSDGDVRKALTSLELAVLTTPPSPSTISDLPSAIHLTLAVAEESIQRKAIVYDADGDAHYDTASAFIKSIRGSDPDAALYWLAKMLHAGEDPRFIARRLVISASEDIGLADSNALRVAMAAQQAYEFVGMPEGRIPLAHATVYLATAPKSNTAYAAINEAMADVEKGRTLAVPEHLRTKTRKKLAAASGTDEEKMRYLYSHDYEGGYVPQAYLPEGRIYYHPGENGLEKRIKERIDYFRSLHDSSNKGPE, from the coding sequence GTGCCCGATCTCTTCGATGTCCCAGCCTCCGGCGAACCCCGCCGCGACGACAATGGCACCGGCGAGCCGCTTGCCTCCCGCATGCGGCCGCGCTCGCTCGATGAAATCGCCGGCCAGAAGCACATTCTGGGCGAGGGGAAGCTTCTCCGCCGCGCCATCGAGGCAGATCGCTTCGCCTCGCTCATCTTCTACGGCCCGCCCGGCACCGGGAAAACCACCCTCGCCAGCGTCATCGCCCGCACCACCGGCTCACGCTTCGAGGCCCTCAACGGTGTCGAATCCAACGTCGCCGAAATCCGCGCCAAAATCGACCAGGCCCGCACCTGGCGCGACCTCCGCGGCGAAACCACGATCCTCTTCATCGACGAAATCCACCGCTTCAACAAAGCACAGCAAGACGTCCTGCTCCCGCACATCGAGCGCGGCACCGTCCGCTTCATCGGCGCCACCACCCACAATCCCTACTTCTACGTCAACTCGCCGCTGGTCTCGCGCTCGCAGATCTTCCAGCTCGAATCCGTCTCGACCGAGGACCTACTGCCCGTCCTCCAACGCGCCCTCAGCGACACCGAACGCGGTTTCGGCACACTCAACATCGAAGCCGCCCCCGAAGCCCTCCAGCACCTCGCCGTCATGTCCGACGGCGATGTCCGGAAAGCACTCACCTCTTTAGAGCTCGCGGTCCTCACCACCCCGCCTTCTCCATCTACCATCTCCGATCTCCCATCTGCCATCCATCTCACCCTCGCCGTCGCCGAAGAATCCATCCAGCGCAAGGCCATCGTCTACGATGCCGATGGCGACGCCCACTACGACACCGCCTCCGCCTTCATCAAATCCATCCGCGGCTCCGATCCCGATGCCGCCCTCTACTGGCTCGCCAAGATGCTGCACGCTGGCGAAGACCCGCGCTTCATCGCCCGCCGCCTGGTCATTTCCGCCAGCGAAGACATCGGCCTCGCCGACTCGAATGCCCTGCGCGTGGCCATGGCCGCCCAACAAGCCTACGAATTCGTGGGCATGCCCGAAGGCCGCATCCCGCTCGCCCACGCCACCGTCTATCTCGCCACCGCCCCGAAATCGAACACCGCCTACGCCGCGATCAACGAAGCCATGGCCGATGTAGAGAAAGGCCGCACCCTCGCCGTCCCCGAGCACCTGCGCACCAAGACCCGCAAGAAGCTCGCCGCAGCCAGTGGCACCGATGAGGAAAAGATGCGCTACCTCTACTCCCACGACTACGAAGGCGGCTACGTCCCTCAAGCCTACCTCCCCGAAGGCCGCATCTACTACCACCCCGGCGAAAACGGCCTCGAAAAGCGCATCAAGGAGCGGATCGACTACTTCAGGAGCTTGCACGATTCATCCAACAAGGGGCCCGAATGA
- a CDS encoding bactofilin family protein: protein MANATNVLSSGIEITGSIRFSNDMIIDGKIDGEIISDKGRVTIGENAVVKGNVTAGEVKVFGKIEGKITSERCELKAKSRLEGDIKAKMFSMEEGAQLAGRTEIG from the coding sequence ATGGCGAACGCAACCAACGTCCTTTCCAGCGGCATCGAGATCACCGGCTCCATCCGCTTCTCGAATGACATGATCATCGACGGCAAGATCGACGGCGAAATCATCTCCGACAAAGGCCGCGTCACCATCGGCGAAAACGCCGTCGTCAAGGGCAACGTCACCGCCGGCGAAGTGAAGGTCTTCGGCAAGATCGAAGGCAAGATCACCTCCGAGCGCTGCGAGCTCAAGGCCAAGTCCCGCCTCGAAGGCGACATCAAGGCCAAGATGTTCTCCATGGAAGAAGGCGCCCAGCTCGCCGGCCGCACCGAGATCGGCTAA
- a CDS encoding helix-turn-helix domain-containing protein, producing MTFVDKISALKFRNPVHLVKTIGERLRQARLARGWTQDELAGRAGIALSTLKLMEAKGNGSLQRFARVAVALGLDGDLRELFARPAAAESIEALERMERKRAPRQKKGGEKTPK from the coding sequence ATGACCTTTGTGGACAAAATATCAGCCCTTAAGTTCCGCAACCCGGTCCACCTCGTCAAGACCATCGGCGAGCGCCTCCGCCAGGCGCGCTTGGCCCGGGGCTGGACTCAGGACGAACTGGCCGGACGCGCCGGCATCGCGCTTTCCACACTCAAGTTGATGGAAGCCAAGGGCAACGGATCGCTCCAGCGGTTTGCGCGGGTTGCCGTCGCGCTTGGCCTTGATGGCGACCTCCGCGAACTCTTTGCCCGCCCTGCCGCAGCGGAATCGATCGAAGCCCTGGAGCGCATGGAACGGAAGCGCGCGCCGCGACAGAAGAAGGGCGGGGAGAAGACACCCAAATGA
- a CDS encoding DEAD/DEAH box helicase produces the protein MLLDPSRVSDPSSNDEVLSAFLDYLIETNVEPYDHQEQAILELYAGNNVILNTPTGSGKSLVALALHFKAICQNRRSYYTVPIKALANEKFLSLCHLFGPEKVGMITGDATVNPGAPVICCTAEILANLALREGEHAQVDDVIMDEFHYYSDASRGFAWQVPLLTLPQAKFLLMSATLGETAFFEEGLTKLTGTPTMLVKSDQRPVPLEFDYSETPLEEMVAELVEKNKAPVYLVHFTQLACAGTAQNLLSWNFCTKEEKQQIAEILHDANFRSPYGKEVSKLLRHGIGIHHAGLLPKYRILVEKLAQRGLLKVICGTDTLGVGVNVPIRTVLFTQLFKYDGSSTKTLAVRDFKQIAGRAGRRGFDTSGTVVCQAPEHVIENLRLEQKAAKSGKKGFVKRKPPEKGFVNWDEKSYRRLIDAPPEKLVSSFNVTHSMLLNVLGREREDGCVALRKLINDSHEPAAKKKAHRRRAFQIFRGMVEGNILTIIPKAERNGPAKVKLNIQLQEDFSMNQALGLWLHEAILLLDRESPDYPLNVISLVEAILENPEVILRKQVDQLKGELIARLKNEGVSYEERMEMLEEVECPKPGKEFIYQTYNAFVAERPWMKEASVRPKSIAREMFEHWQSFEDYVKTYGLEKSEAVLLRHLSEVYKVLSQTVPPMAKTEELVEAEDYFGDLLRTVDSSLLDEWEKLRNPEYEPELEKPVEERKVVPLTRNRPAFTRAVRNAVFTLLKAFAEENTAAIMAQIEPNDGDGQAWTAARIEGLLDGYFADHERIRLDPEARATKHMRMSDEVPRRWAIEQMLVDPEELNDWVLKIVVDLDRSDVEERPVVVLGAMEAIA, from the coding sequence ATGCTGCTCGATCCCTCTCGTGTTTCCGATCCTTCCTCAAACGACGAGGTTCTCAGTGCGTTTCTCGACTATCTGATCGAGACGAATGTGGAGCCGTATGACCATCAGGAGCAGGCGATTCTGGAGTTGTATGCGGGGAACAATGTGATCCTGAACACGCCGACTGGCTCGGGGAAGTCGCTGGTGGCACTGGCGTTGCACTTCAAGGCGATCTGCCAGAACCGGCGGTCGTACTACACGGTGCCGATCAAGGCGCTGGCGAATGAGAAGTTCCTCTCGCTGTGCCACCTCTTCGGGCCGGAGAAGGTCGGGATGATCACGGGTGATGCGACGGTGAATCCGGGGGCGCCGGTGATCTGTTGCACGGCGGAGATTTTGGCGAATCTGGCGTTGCGCGAGGGCGAGCATGCGCAGGTGGACGATGTGATCATGGACGAGTTCCATTATTACTCGGATGCGTCGCGCGGGTTCGCGTGGCAGGTGCCGCTGCTGACGCTGCCGCAGGCGAAGTTCCTGCTGATGTCGGCGACGCTGGGTGAGACGGCGTTCTTTGAGGAGGGTCTAACAAAGCTGACCGGGACGCCGACAATGCTGGTGAAGTCGGATCAGCGGCCGGTGCCGCTGGAGTTCGACTATAGCGAGACGCCGCTGGAGGAGATGGTGGCGGAGCTGGTGGAGAAGAACAAAGCGCCGGTGTATCTGGTGCACTTCACGCAGCTGGCCTGTGCGGGGACGGCGCAGAATTTGCTGAGCTGGAATTTTTGCACGAAGGAGGAGAAGCAGCAGATCGCGGAGATCCTGCATGATGCGAATTTCCGGAGCCCGTATGGCAAGGAGGTGTCGAAGCTGTTGCGGCATGGGATTGGGATTCACCATGCGGGCTTGTTGCCGAAGTATCGGATACTGGTGGAGAAGCTGGCGCAGCGTGGGTTGCTGAAGGTGATCTGCGGGACGGACACGCTGGGGGTCGGGGTGAATGTGCCGATCCGGACGGTGTTGTTCACGCAGCTCTTCAAGTACGACGGGAGTAGTACGAAGACGCTGGCGGTGCGGGATTTCAAGCAGATCGCGGGGCGCGCGGGGCGGCGTGGGTTTGATACGAGCGGCACGGTGGTTTGCCAGGCGCCGGAGCATGTGATCGAGAATTTGCGGCTGGAGCAGAAGGCGGCGAAGAGCGGCAAGAAGGGCTTCGTGAAGCGCAAGCCGCCGGAGAAGGGTTTCGTGAATTGGGATGAGAAGAGCTACCGGCGCTTGATCGATGCGCCGCCGGAGAAGCTGGTTTCGAGTTTCAATGTCACGCATTCGATGTTGCTGAATGTACTGGGGCGTGAGCGGGAGGATGGCTGCGTGGCGCTGCGGAAACTGATCAATGACAGCCATGAGCCGGCGGCGAAGAAGAAGGCGCACCGGCGGCGGGCGTTCCAGATCTTCCGCGGGATGGTGGAGGGCAATATCCTGACGATCATCCCGAAGGCCGAGCGCAACGGCCCGGCGAAGGTGAAGCTGAACATCCAGCTTCAGGAGGACTTTTCCATGAACCAGGCGCTGGGCTTGTGGCTGCATGAAGCGATCCTGCTGCTTGATCGCGAGTCGCCGGATTATCCTCTGAATGTGATCTCGCTGGTGGAGGCCATCCTTGAGAATCCCGAGGTGATTTTGCGCAAGCAGGTGGATCAGCTGAAGGGCGAGCTGATCGCGCGGCTCAAGAACGAGGGCGTGAGCTATGAGGAGCGGATGGAGATGCTGGAAGAGGTCGAGTGTCCGAAGCCGGGCAAGGAATTCATCTATCAGACCTACAATGCCTTCGTGGCCGAGCGGCCCTGGATGAAGGAGGCATCGGTGAGGCCGAAGAGCATTGCTCGGGAGATGTTCGAGCACTGGCAGTCGTTCGAGGACTATGTGAAGACTTACGGGCTGGAGAAGAGCGAGGCGGTGCTGCTGCGGCACTTGTCCGAGGTTTACAAGGTGCTCTCGCAGACGGTGCCGCCGATGGCGAAGACCGAGGAACTGGTGGAGGCGGAGGATTACTTCGGTGATCTGCTGCGGACGGTCGACTCGAGCTTGCTCGATGAGTGGGAGAAGCTGCGGAATCCGGAGTATGAGCCGGAGCTTGAGAAGCCGGTGGAGGAGCGGAAGGTGGTTCCCCTCACCCGCAATCGGCCGGCGTTCACGCGGGCGGTGAGGAATGCGGTGTTCACGCTGCTGAAGGCGTTTGCGGAGGAGAATACGGCGGCGATCATGGCGCAGATCGAGCCGAATGATGGCGACGGGCAGGCTTGGACGGCGGCGCGGATCGAGGGGCTGTTAGATGGCTACTTTGCGGATCATGAGAGGATCCGGCTGGATCCGGAGGCGCGGGCCACGAAGCACATGCGGATGTCGGATGAGGTGCCGCGGCGGTGGGCCATCGAGCAGATGCTGGTGGATCCGGAGGAGCTGAATGATTGGGTGCTGAAGATCGTGGTGGATCTGGATCGGAGTGATGTGGAGGAGCGGCCGGTGGTGGTGCTTGGGGCGATGGAGGCGATTGCCTAG
- a CDS encoding DEAD/DEAH box helicase, producing the protein MEITEDWVRGLTGWKPFKDGKTIADQGLIAGLKRSADGHLIQGTLREGRLTLRPIVKIGPRGPSDVTVQCGCPDHRATGGVCAHAVAVLLTAIAANSSANPGQKPGATTASKAPQKTDTPAIVPIAWQVRLSPRLEAEWLEGKLSVRLQPAPGQPITASDAAVTAWLADRNQAPTGPNPAPLALRLAGEDAASLLDRLAGHTRIEIDGRPGPFHLDSDPGPPLRLADSRLDGSQVSLTLDPAETRRKLVRWGASPAFITLGTGAGTGTAARLPAASSRPAWFERVAALASQGKLRLSAADFLADLDAWLDLFEAPHPGWLGSLRFASAAPDFVLDLEGSLEVLEATLSVRYPGLSARPLPDPGEDLPGLPAIAPDGHLQARQLDSEEAARHLLIVAGFDPAARRARFQIRGRDAILSFVADDLDSLRQRWTVREGERFATVLQRVHVVRPEIEQKADFGSSLAFELSFQTTGGQRIPGGEMRRLLGGGKRRATLKSGAELVISRSCEELVQPLVSELGIGRPDEEIRLSGAAAILFQNLREKLRNTLLKSNSDALLENQSPQISNIGLEADLRPYQSQGSAWLADRLNRLGGALLADEMGLGKTLQTIASINHFNQSETTATGPTLVVAPTSLLGNWQAEFKRFAPGLKCLGLHGAGRDKLRDQVPGVDVIVTSYGTLVRDLAFHLQREYRLLVADEASLLRNPDAEVSKALAKIQARGRVALTGTPIENRIQDLWAIFRFVAPGYLGDRKDFRERYEVPTTDADPKASAGLMERLRLRISPFVLRRTKSQVAKDLPDKIEIDEWLTLADDQAALYASLARSGLDELERIREQQGEGAGKMHLLTLLLRLRQTCVDPGLLDIPGRKDSNAVKIDRLLELLSERSENTGKTLVFSQFAKNLRRIEKRLETGFGKVFCLDGTTRNRQSLVDSFQSEPGPAVFLISLKAGGYGLNLTAADAVVHLDPWWNPAVEAQATDRAHRIGQSRPVTVYRLMTRDTVEERVRRMQDKKRALIDATTGDPNETDGIPTNWTSDDLEGLLR; encoded by the coding sequence ATGGAAATCACGGAAGACTGGGTGAGGGGACTGACCGGCTGGAAGCCATTCAAGGACGGCAAGACCATCGCCGATCAAGGCCTCATCGCCGGCCTCAAGCGCTCCGCCGATGGCCACCTCATCCAGGGCACCCTCCGCGAAGGCCGCCTCACCCTCCGCCCCATCGTCAAGATCGGCCCTCGCGGCCCCAGCGACGTCACCGTCCAGTGCGGCTGCCCCGACCACCGCGCCACCGGCGGCGTCTGCGCCCACGCCGTCGCCGTCCTCCTCACCGCCATCGCCGCGAATTCCAGTGCGAACCCCGGCCAAAAACCGGGCGCCACCACCGCCTCCAAGGCCCCCCAAAAAACCGACACCCCCGCCATCGTCCCCATCGCTTGGCAAGTCCGCCTCTCCCCACGCCTCGAAGCCGAATGGCTGGAGGGCAAGCTCTCCGTCCGCCTCCAGCCCGCCCCCGGCCAACCCATCACCGCCTCCGACGCTGCCGTCACCGCCTGGCTCGCCGACCGCAACCAAGCCCCAACCGGCCCCAACCCCGCACCGCTCGCCCTCCGCCTCGCCGGGGAAGACGCCGCCTCTCTCCTCGACCGCCTCGCCGGCCATACCCGCATCGAGATCGACGGCCGCCCCGGCCCCTTCCACCTCGATTCCGACCCCGGCCCGCCCCTCCGCCTCGCCGATAGCCGCCTCGATGGCTCCCAAGTCTCCCTGACCCTCGACCCCGCCGAGACCCGCCGGAAGCTCGTCCGCTGGGGCGCCAGCCCCGCCTTCATCACCCTCGGCACTGGTGCCGGCACGGGCACCGCCGCCCGCCTTCCCGCCGCCTCCAGCCGTCCGGCTTGGTTCGAGCGCGTCGCAGCCCTAGCCAGCCAGGGAAAACTCCGCCTCTCCGCCGCCGACTTCCTCGCAGACCTAGATGCCTGGCTCGATCTCTTCGAGGCCCCGCACCCCGGCTGGCTCGGCTCCCTCCGCTTCGCCAGCGCCGCCCCGGACTTCGTCCTCGATCTCGAGGGCTCGCTGGAAGTCCTGGAAGCCACCCTGTCCGTCCGCTACCCCGGCCTCTCCGCCCGCCCCCTCCCGGACCCCGGCGAGGACCTCCCGGGCCTGCCCGCCATCGCCCCGGACGGCCACCTCCAAGCCCGCCAGCTCGACTCCGAGGAAGCCGCCCGCCACCTCCTCATCGTCGCCGGTTTCGACCCCGCCGCCCGCCGCGCCCGCTTCCAGATCCGCGGCCGCGATGCCATCCTCTCCTTCGTCGCCGATGACCTCGACTCCCTCCGCCAGCGCTGGACCGTCAGGGAAGGGGAGCGCTTCGCCACCGTCCTCCAGCGCGTCCACGTCGTCCGCCCGGAGATCGAGCAGAAGGCCGATTTCGGCTCCTCACTCGCGTTTGAATTGTCGTTTCAGACCACCGGCGGCCAGCGCATTCCCGGGGGCGAAATGCGCCGTCTCCTCGGCGGCGGCAAGCGCCGCGCCACCCTGAAAAGCGGGGCCGAGCTCGTCATCAGCCGCTCCTGTGAAGAACTCGTCCAGCCCCTCGTCTCCGAACTGGGAATCGGCCGCCCCGATGAGGAAATCCGCCTCTCCGGTGCCGCTGCGATCCTTTTCCAGAATTTGCGTGAAAAACTCCGCAATACACTCCTGAAAAGCAATTCAGATGCGCTACTTGAAAATCAATCCCCCCAGATTTCAAACATAGGCTTGGAAGCCGACCTCAGACCCTACCAATCCCAAGGATCCGCATGGCTCGCCGACCGTTTGAATCGCCTCGGCGGCGCACTTCTGGCCGATGAAATGGGACTGGGGAAGACTCTGCAAACAATCGCTTCCATCAATCATTTCAATCAATCTGAAACCACCGCCACCGGACCCACCTTGGTCGTAGCGCCGACCTCCTTGCTCGGCAACTGGCAAGCCGAGTTCAAACGCTTCGCACCGGGCCTGAAATGCCTCGGACTCCACGGCGCAGGGCGGGACAAGCTGCGCGACCAGGTCCCGGGAGTGGATGTGATTGTCACAAGTTATGGAACCTTGGTCCGCGACCTGGCCTTCCACCTCCAGAGGGAGTACCGACTGCTCGTCGCAGACGAGGCCAGCCTCCTCCGGAATCCGGATGCCGAGGTCAGCAAGGCCCTCGCCAAGATCCAGGCCCGCGGCCGCGTCGCTCTGACCGGCACCCCGATCGAGAACCGCATCCAGGACCTCTGGGCCATCTTCCGCTTCGTCGCCCCGGGCTACCTGGGCGATCGGAAGGACTTCCGCGAACGCTACGAGGTGCCAACCACCGATGCCGACCCGAAAGCCTCCGCCGGCCTCATGGAGCGGCTCCGCCTCCGGATCTCGCCGTTCGTCCTGCGCCGCACCAAGTCCCAGGTCGCCAAGGATCTCCCGGATAAGATCGAGATCGATGAATGGCTGACCCTGGCCGACGACCAGGCCGCCCTCTACGCCAGCCTCGCCAGATCCGGCCTCGATGAGCTGGAGCGCATCCGCGAGCAGCAAGGAGAGGGGGCCGGCAAGATGCATCTCCTGACCCTGCTCCTGCGCCTCCGCCAAACCTGCGTCGATCCCGGCCTGCTGGACATCCCCGGACGCAAGGATTCAAACGCGGTGAAAATCGATCGTTTGCTTGAGCTGCTTTCCGAACGCTCCGAAAACACCGGCAAAACACTGGTATTCAGCCAATTCGCCAAGAACTTACGCCGCATCGAGAAACGCCTCGAAACCGGCTTCGGTAAGGTATTTTGCCTCGATGGCACCACCCGCAACCGCCAATCCCTAGTCGATTCTTTCCAATCCGAGCCCGGCCCGGCCGTCTTCCTGATCAGCCTCAAGGCCGGCGGCTACGGCCTCAACCTCACCGCCGCCGACGCCGTCGTCCACCTCGACCCCTGGTGGAATCCCGCCGTCGAAGCCCAGGCGACCGACCGAGCCCACCGCATCGGCCAAAGCCGTCCCGTCACCGTCTACCGCCTCATGACCCGCGACACAGTGGAAGAGCGCGTCCGCCGCATGCAGGACAAAAAGCGCGCCCTAATCGACGCCACCACCGGCGACCCCAACGAAACCGACGGCATCCCAACCAACTGGACCAGCGACGATCTGGAGGGGTTGCTGCGATGA